One Vicinamibacterales bacterium DNA window includes the following coding sequences:
- a CDS encoding metallophosphoesterase: MRRLPLLLGLACCAITLARPDAQGPAVRGHVYLDANANGARDAGELGVAGIVVSNQREVTRTDLDGAFQLPSTGTGVVFVSVPDQHRSSGPFWAPAQGPLAFGLVRAPAGPSFTFLHASDPHTSAESVARLRQVRAIAEARRPDFVLMTGDLVKDALRVGEPEAAGYYAMYQAEVAAFPMPVWSVPGNHENFGIERHLSLVSPRHPLYGKGMYRARLGPTYYSFTHGGIHFVGLDTVDVSDLWYYGHVDEQQVTWLRADLALVPRGMPIVTFNHIPFASASEAVKGYVEDGAAPTTLRVNGRTVFRHVVSNLADVSAALAGRPWPLALAGHIHLRETVRFGSPLATRFEQAAAVVGGGGGVVPAISGVTLYDVADGRIGEGRFVPLDEP; encoded by the coding sequence ATGAGGCGCCTGCCGCTGCTCCTCGGGCTCGCCTGCTGCGCGATCACGCTCGCGCGTCCGGACGCACAGGGCCCGGCCGTGCGGGGCCACGTCTATCTCGACGCGAACGCCAACGGCGCCCGCGATGCCGGCGAGCTCGGCGTCGCGGGGATCGTCGTGTCGAACCAGCGCGAGGTGACGCGCACGGACCTGGACGGCGCCTTCCAGCTGCCGTCGACCGGCACCGGCGTGGTCTTCGTCTCGGTGCCCGACCAGCACCGCTCGAGCGGGCCGTTCTGGGCGCCGGCCCAGGGGCCGCTCGCATTCGGCCTGGTGCGGGCACCGGCCGGCCCGTCGTTCACGTTCCTCCACGCGTCGGATCCGCACACCAGCGCCGAGAGCGTGGCGCGCCTGCGCCAGGTGCGGGCGATCGCCGAGGCCCGGCGGCCGGACTTCGTCCTGATGACGGGCGATCTCGTGAAGGACGCCCTCCGCGTCGGCGAGCCCGAGGCCGCCGGGTACTACGCGATGTACCAGGCCGAGGTCGCGGCCTTCCCGATGCCCGTCTGGAGCGTGCCGGGGAACCACGAGAACTTCGGCATCGAGCGCCACCTGTCGCTCGTCAGCCCGCGCCATCCGCTGTACGGCAAGGGGATGTACCGCGCGCGGCTCGGTCCCACCTACTACTCGTTCACGCACGGGGGCATCCACTTCGTCGGGCTCGACACGGTGGACGTCTCGGACCTCTGGTACTACGGACACGTGGACGAGCAGCAAGTGACATGGCTGCGCGCGGATCTGGCGCTCGTGCCGCGCGGCATGCCGATCGTGACCTTCAACCACATCCCGTTCGCCAGCGCGTCGGAAGCGGTCAAGGGCTACGTGGAGGACGGCGCAGCGCCGACGACGCTTCGCGTGAACGGCCGCACCGTGTTCCGCCACGTCGTCTCCAACCTGGCCGACGTCTCGGCCGCGCTGGCGGGCCGTCCGTGGCCGCTTGCACTCGCGGGCCACATCCACCTGCGCGAGACCGTCCGCTTCGGCTCGCCGCTCGCCACGCGCTTCGAGCAGGCCGCGGCGGTCGTCGGGGGAGGCGGCGGCGTGGTGCCGGCGATCTCGGGCGTCACGCTCTACGACGTGGCCGACGGCCGGATCGGCGAGGGACGGTTCGTGCCGCTCGACGAGCCCTGA
- a CDS encoding AcvB/VirJ family lysyl-phosphatidylglycerol hydrolase gives MSVRRLVLLFALLAAGPVRAAGVETATVVLRGHPQTVRLYGPKDGRPVVVSSGDGGWIHLGPHVAEALAARGYFVVGFDVKAYLASFTDAKGALRPDDEPADYRVLAEFAARGGPARPVLVGVSEGAGLSVLAATDPATKARIGGVIGLGLPDLNELGWRWRDALIYVTHGMPAEPTFSAAAVAGRIAPVPLAAIHSTHDEYVPQGEVQRVLDAASEPKRLWLVPAADHRFSDNLPEFDRRLFEALAWVDQQVSPGR, from the coding sequence ATGTCCGTGCGACGACTCGTGCTGCTCTTCGCGCTCCTGGCCGCTGGCCCCGTCCGCGCCGCCGGCGTCGAGACGGCCACGGTCGTCCTGCGCGGCCACCCGCAGACGGTGCGGCTCTACGGTCCGAAGGACGGGCGTCCCGTCGTGGTCTCGAGCGGCGACGGCGGCTGGATCCACCTCGGGCCGCACGTCGCCGAGGCGCTGGCCGCGCGCGGGTACTTCGTGGTCGGCTTCGACGTGAAGGCGTACCTGGCCAGCTTCACCGACGCGAAGGGCGCGCTCCGTCCCGACGACGAGCCCGCCGACTACCGCGTGCTGGCCGAGTTCGCGGCGCGCGGCGGCCCGGCGCGTCCGGTCCTCGTCGGCGTGTCCGAAGGCGCCGGCCTCTCGGTGCTCGCGGCGACCGACCCGGCGACGAAGGCGCGGATCGGCGGCGTCATCGGCCTCGGGCTCCCCGATCTCAACGAGCTCGGCTGGCGATGGAGGGACGCCCTCATCTACGTCACGCACGGCATGCCCGCCGAGCCGACCTTCAGCGCCGCCGCGGTGGCGGGACGCATCGCGCCCGTGCCGCTGGCCGCGATCCACTCCACGCACGACGAGTACGTGCCGCAGGGGGAGGTCCAGCGCGTGCTCGACGCCGCGTCCGAGCCGAAGCGCCTGTGGCTCGTACCGGCCGCCGATCACCGCTTCAGCGACAACCTGCCCGAGTTCGATCGACGCCTGTTCGAGGCGCTCGCCTGGGTGGATCAACAGGTCTCGCCGGGGAGATGA
- a CDS encoding metallophosphoesterase family protein, giving the protein MRIAVVSDVHGNLTALEAVVADLAGVGADLVVQGGDLVANGSSPAEVLDRVRDLGWPGVVGNTDEMLWDEAPLVALIDRAPRLGPLLRALRTDVIPATVAALGDNRLAWLRAMPPAWAGGGLTVVHASPGDCWRSPQVEAADEELAAAYGGLRSRHVVYGHIHRPFVRTLPASIVAHAGARGLPWVVANAGSVGLPYDGDRRASYAVVDEDGVAIRRVAYDVDREIRMLLARAAPQAAWLARVLRAGAYVPPDEPGA; this is encoded by the coding sequence ATGAGAATCGCCGTCGTCTCGGACGTCCACGGCAACCTGACCGCGCTCGAGGCCGTCGTGGCCGATCTCGCCGGCGTCGGCGCCGACCTGGTCGTGCAGGGCGGCGACCTCGTGGCGAATGGATCGTCGCCGGCCGAGGTCCTGGACCGCGTGCGCGACCTGGGGTGGCCCGGCGTCGTGGGCAACACCGACGAGATGCTCTGGGACGAGGCGCCGCTCGTGGCCCTCATCGATCGCGCGCCGAGGCTCGGCCCGCTGCTGCGCGCGCTCCGGACCGACGTGATTCCAGCGACGGTGGCGGCGCTCGGCGACAACCGGCTCGCGTGGCTCCGGGCGATGCCCCCGGCCTGGGCGGGCGGCGGGCTGACGGTGGTGCACGCCTCGCCCGGCGACTGCTGGCGATCGCCGCAGGTCGAGGCCGCTGACGAGGAACTCGCGGCGGCCTACGGCGGGCTCCGGTCCCGCCACGTGGTGTACGGGCACATCCACCGCCCGTTCGTGCGCACGCTTCCGGCGTCGATCGTGGCCCATGCCGGAGCCCGAGGGCTGCCCTGGGTCGTCGCCAACGCCGGCAGCGTCGGCTTGCCCTACGACGGCGATCGACGGGCCTCCTACGCGGTGGTCGACGAGGACGGGGTCGCGATTCGCCGCGTGGCCTACGACGTCGATCGCGAGATCCGCATGCTGCTCGCGCGCGCGGCGCCGCAGGCGGCGTGGCTCGCCAGGGTCCTGCGCGCGGGCGCCTACGTGCCGCCCGACGAGCCTGGCGCCTGA
- a CDS encoding helix-turn-helix domain-containing protein has product MRHPDLDALEPIGLTLYERRALSALLICGVADAATLCREGQVPSSKIYQAMEKLTRLGLAQSQPTRPKMFAALPTDVLVARAVEIARERADRFAADVADLRDTLAGLRSRVRGRQPFLDLALGMDAHVRRHLVPLAAARRRIVSYLEAGDVTAIDAAIAGGFPILRRIARNAAEHGVEHRVIFGFSARSAGALVAFLRTHRADLKQVTGVRYSGELGHPFHVVDDDTVVLPLDHPFVREGRFASLLIRDRELADSLVEGFEELWRKAMRSLREIAVDPRPAAPRSAARSRGVSGA; this is encoded by the coding sequence GTGCGCCATCCGGACCTCGACGCGCTGGAGCCGATCGGGCTGACGCTGTACGAGCGCCGTGCGCTGTCGGCGCTGCTCATCTGCGGCGTGGCGGACGCGGCGACCCTGTGCCGCGAGGGCCAGGTGCCGTCCTCGAAGATCTACCAGGCGATGGAGAAGCTCACGCGCCTGGGCCTGGCGCAGAGCCAGCCGACGCGCCCCAAGATGTTCGCGGCGCTGCCCACCGACGTCCTCGTGGCCCGCGCCGTGGAGATCGCGCGCGAACGCGCCGACCGCTTCGCCGCCGACGTGGCGGACCTGCGCGACACGCTGGCGGGTCTCCGGTCCCGCGTGCGAGGGCGGCAGCCCTTCCTGGACCTCGCGCTCGGCATGGACGCGCACGTCCGGCGCCACCTGGTGCCCCTGGCGGCCGCGCGCCGGCGGATCGTGTCGTACCTGGAGGCCGGCGACGTGACGGCCATCGACGCCGCGATTGCCGGCGGGTTCCCCATCCTGCGGCGCATCGCCAGGAACGCAGCCGAGCACGGCGTCGAGCACCGCGTGATCTTCGGCTTCTCGGCGCGCTCGGCGGGCGCGCTGGTGGCGTTCCTGCGCACCCACCGCGCGGACCTGAAGCAGGTGACGGGCGTCCGCTATTCGGGCGAGCTCGGGCATCCCTTCCACGTCGTGGACGACGACACGGTGGTGCTGCCGCTGGACCACCCGTTCGTGCGCGAAGGCCGCTTCGCCTCCCTCCTCATCCGCGATCGCGAGCTGGCCGACAGCCTCGTGGAGGGGTTCGAGGAGCTCTGGCGGAAGGCCATGCGCAGCCTGCGCGAGATCGCGGTCGACCCGCGACCCGCCGCCCCCCGATCCGCGGCCCGGTCGCGGGGCGTGAGCGGAGCCTGA
- a CDS encoding 50S ribosomal protein L11 methyltransferase, protein MPYRIDVDQPPGDALDRLVDLGALDVDQAGNRLAAILPDGVPPDVAARVLGVDRVAVSAATSRDAGSVWRLGPRAVTVGGLSIAPEGAEAPAGALRLLDADAFGTGLHPTTALTLAALADAVAMAPGGPMLDVGTGSGILALAALRLGASEATGLDVDPAALDVAAGNARLNGVSDRLRLVHGGPDAVDGAWPLVAANVLAAPLIEMAPVLVRRVARRGRLVLSGIPHALDGDVRRAYQHLGMHHRHTDRRAGWVAVVLDASW, encoded by the coding sequence GTGCCGTACCGGATCGACGTGGACCAGCCGCCGGGCGACGCGCTCGACCGCCTCGTCGACCTGGGCGCGCTGGACGTGGACCAGGCCGGGAACCGGCTGGCCGCGATTCTTCCCGATGGCGTGCCTCCCGACGTGGCGGCGCGGGTGCTGGGCGTGGACCGCGTGGCCGTCTCCGCCGCGACGTCCCGGGATGCGGGATCGGTGTGGCGGCTCGGACCGCGGGCCGTGACGGTGGGGGGCCTCTCGATCGCGCCCGAAGGCGCCGAGGCGCCGGCGGGCGCCCTTCGTCTCCTGGACGCCGACGCCTTCGGGACGGGCCTGCATCCGACGACGGCCCTGACGCTGGCGGCCCTGGCCGACGCCGTGGCGATGGCGCCGGGCGGCCCGATGCTCGACGTCGGTACCGGGTCGGGAATCCTGGCCCTCGCGGCGCTACGGCTGGGCGCGTCCGAGGCGACGGGGCTGGACGTCGATCCGGCGGCGCTCGACGTCGCCGCCGGGAACGCCCGTCTGAACGGCGTGTCCGATCGGCTGCGTCTCGTCCACGGCGGGCCCGACGCCGTCGACGGCGCCTGGCCGCTCGTGGCCGCCAACGTGCTGGCGGCGCCCCTCATCGAGATGGCGCCCGTGCTGGTGCGGCGCGTGGCGCGGCGCGGCCGGCTGGTGCTCTCCGGCATCCCGCACGCGCTCGACGGCGACGTCAGACGGGCCTACCAGCACCTGGGCATGCACCACCGGCACACCGATCGGCGTGCCGGCTGGGTGGCGGTCGTGCTGGACGCGTCCTGGTGA
- a CDS encoding VOC family protein, which produces MANAAPGRVMPIIAVPSVDAVRAFYVDTLGFTHVMGMVGKDGQLDFCTVMLGAASIMFSRSQDPAPPAGHQPVEIYLEVADVDALHAALAARGVPISDPLVLQWWGDRTFKVHDPNGYALWFYTNVADPVPPAGAKLV; this is translated from the coding sequence ATGGCGAATGCAGCGCCCGGAAGGGTGATGCCGATCATCGCGGTGCCGTCGGTGGACGCCGTCCGGGCGTTCTACGTCGACACGCTCGGGTTCACCCACGTGATGGGCATGGTGGGCAAGGACGGTCAACTCGATTTCTGCACGGTCATGCTGGGCGCGGCCAGCATCATGTTCAGTCGGTCCCAGGACCCGGCGCCGCCCGCCGGCCACCAGCCCGTCGAGATCTACCTCGAGGTCGCCGACGTGGACGCCCTGCACGCGGCGCTCGCGGCCAGGGGCGTGCCAATCAGCGACCCGCTCGTGCTCCAGTGGTGGGGCGATCGCACCTTCAAGGTGCACGATCCGAACGGCTACGCGCTGTGGTTCTACACCAACGTCGCCGATCCCGTGCCGCCCGCGGGCGCCAAGCTGGTCTAG
- a CDS encoding DinB family protein, with protein MSVAAPFVHELDAEAGTTRRVLERVPDAGLDWRPHPKSMSLGQLALHVATLPRQGSEFFAGDTLDISAAAGGPPMPESRDAILQAYDAALDHARGFFTGLSDARAAGTWTLLSGERVLFAAPRAAVIRSFLFNHWYHHRGQLVVYLRLRDIPVPSVYGPTADENPFADA; from the coding sequence ATGTCCGTTGCCGCCCCGTTCGTCCACGAGCTCGACGCCGAAGCCGGCACTACGAGACGCGTGCTGGAGCGCGTCCCCGACGCCGGGCTCGACTGGCGTCCGCACCCCAAGTCGATGTCGCTGGGTCAGCTCGCCCTGCACGTGGCCACGCTGCCCCGGCAGGGATCGGAGTTCTTCGCCGGCGACACGCTCGACATCAGCGCGGCCGCCGGCGGCCCGCCGATGCCCGAGTCGCGCGACGCCATCCTGCAGGCCTACGACGCGGCGCTGGATCACGCCCGCGGCTTCTTCACGGGGCTCTCGGACGCCCGGGCGGCCGGCACGTGGACGCTCCTGAGCGGCGAGCGGGTGCTCTTTGCCGCGCCGCGAGCGGCCGTGATCCGGTCGTTCCTCTTCAACCACTGGTATCACCACCGCGGTCAGCTCGTCGTGTACCTCCGCCTGCGCGACATCCCGGTGCCGTCGGTCTACGGCCCGACCGCCGACGAGAACCCCTTCGCGGACGCGTGA
- a CDS encoding TetR/AcrR family transcriptional regulator translates to MAPTRDRIVFTAMQLFWEKGYQSTSIADILKAADANSGSLYHFFPGKQDLLVAVLDAYLAGIDQMLLEPLWQGIDDPIDKVFALLNGYRQHLVGTECQYGCPIGYLALELHEPDPAIRERIAANFSQWVDRVETCLVDAGSRLPRDLDRRALAHFVLTTMEGAVMQARTYRAIDTFDLSIAQLRRYMEALQAEAAGAGAARPPGPDAR, encoded by the coding sequence GTGGCACCAACCCGCGACCGAATCGTCTTCACCGCGATGCAGCTCTTCTGGGAGAAGGGCTACCAGTCCACGTCGATCGCCGACATCCTCAAGGCGGCCGACGCCAACTCCGGCAGCCTGTACCACTTCTTTCCGGGCAAGCAGGACCTGCTGGTCGCCGTGCTCGACGCCTACCTGGCCGGCATCGACCAGATGCTGCTCGAGCCCCTCTGGCAGGGCATCGACGACCCGATCGACAAGGTGTTCGCGCTGCTGAACGGCTACCGACAGCACCTGGTGGGAACCGAGTGCCAGTACGGCTGCCCCATCGGCTACCTCGCGCTCGAGCTCCACGAGCCGGACCCCGCGATTCGCGAGCGGATCGCCGCCAACTTCAGCCAGTGGGTGGACCGCGTGGAGACCTGTCTCGTCGACGCCGGCTCCCGACTGCCCCGAGACCTGGATCGGCGGGCGCTCGCCCACTTCGTGCTGACCACCATGGAAGGCGCCGTGATGCAGGCGCGGACGTACCGCGCGATCGACACCTTCGATCTGTCCATCGCGCAGCTCCGTCGCTACATGGAGGCCCTCCAGGCCGAGGCCGCGGGCGCGGGCGCCGCGCGACCGCCTGGGCCGGATGCCCGCTGA
- a CDS encoding AcvB/VirJ family lysyl-phosphatidylglycerol hydrolase, which translates to MAHLTGGVGEERPASMVSAPRGWAPRRPAIALVAVAAAIGGAPGCGVFTAFRADPPGVVVLTDAVALHGDRLTLHVARPLDDAPVKPLVVFASGDGGWFGRAIDMFRAIAAHGYPVVGFSSRAFLRIERPGHGPLDARHLAADYAALIARAKRAEHAPDTASVILAGWSRGAAFSAIAATEPGLHGIRGVVAIGLADGEDLRIGDEASDDGPGDAGGTRVWPWLPYQRLRTPGAPPAVVIQAEHDDYLPAARARALFGPDAPTRRFQAIDARNHRFDGGRAALYDALGDALAWVEAAARDAAAGG; encoded by the coding sequence ATGGCGCACCTGACCGGCGGCGTTGGCGAAGAGCGTCCAGCGTCCATGGTGTCGGCGCCGCGCGGGTGGGCGCCCCGCCGCCCGGCGATCGCACTCGTGGCCGTGGCGGCCGCGATTGGGGGCGCCCCTGGCTGCGGCGTCTTCACCGCCTTTCGAGCCGATCCGCCCGGCGTCGTCGTCCTGACCGATGCCGTCGCCCTGCATGGGGATCGGCTCACCCTGCACGTCGCCCGCCCGCTCGACGACGCGCCCGTGAAGCCGCTGGTCGTGTTCGCGAGCGGCGACGGCGGCTGGTTCGGCCGCGCCATCGACATGTTCCGCGCGATTGCCGCGCACGGCTATCCGGTCGTGGGGTTCAGCTCGCGCGCCTTCCTCCGCATCGAGCGTCCCGGCCATGGTCCGCTCGATGCGCGGCACCTCGCCGCCGACTACGCGGCCCTGATCGCGCGCGCGAAGCGGGCGGAACACGCGCCCGACACGGCGTCCGTGATCCTGGCGGGCTGGTCGCGCGGCGCCGCGTTCTCGGCGATCGCGGCCACCGAGCCGGGTCTCCACGGGATCCGAGGCGTCGTCGCCATCGGTCTCGCCGACGGCGAGGATCTCCGGATCGGCGACGAGGCGTCGGACGACGGGCCGGGAGACGCCGGCGGCACCCGCGTGTGGCCGTGGCTCCCGTACCAGCGCCTCCGGACGCCCGGCGCTCCGCCCGCCGTCGTGATCCAGGCCGAGCACGACGACTACCTGCCCGCGGCCCGCGCACGGGCGCTCTTCGGCCCCGACGCGCCCACACGGCGCTTCCAGGCCATCGACGCCAGGAACCATCGATTCGACGGCGGTCGTGCCGCCCTGTACGACGCCCTCGGCGACGCGCTCGCCTGGGTGGAGGCCGCGGCGCGCGACGCCGCGGCCGGGGGGTGA
- a CDS encoding DUF5655 domain-containing protein, whose product MADPQQALRTQLANIEKKTGLSIDALGAAISRSGTTKHGEIRTWLMDTYGLGFGDANTVIHMAKRPAEAPAADDALDAIYTGTKAHLRPVHDAVMAVVTGLGAFEIAPKKGYVSLRRKKQFAMVGPKSATRVELGLNLKADVSSARIVAQKPGGMCQFAASLTSPADVDAEIAAALAKAFEQAG is encoded by the coding sequence ATGGCAGACCCACAACAGGCACTCAGGACGCAGCTCGCCAACATCGAGAAAAAGACCGGCCTGTCGATCGACGCGCTGGGGGCGGCGATCTCCCGGTCGGGCACGACGAAGCACGGCGAGATCCGCACGTGGCTGATGGACACCTACGGACTCGGCTTCGGCGACGCGAACACCGTCATCCACATGGCCAAGCGCCCGGCCGAAGCGCCGGCGGCCGACGACGCCCTGGACGCCATCTACACCGGGACCAAGGCGCACCTCCGTCCCGTCCACGACGCCGTGATGGCCGTCGTGACCGGGCTCGGCGCGTTCGAGATCGCACCGAAGAAGGGCTACGTGTCGTTGCGCCGCAAGAAGCAGTTCGCCATGGTCGGCCCCAAGTCCGCGACGCGCGTCGAGCTGGGCCTGAACCTCAAGGCCGACGTCTCGAGCGCGCGGATCGTCGCGCAGAAACCCGGCGGCATGTGCCAGTTCGCGGCCTCGCTCACCTCGCCCGCCGATGTCGACGCCGAGATCGCCGCGGCCCTGGCCAAGGCCTTCGAACAGGCCGGCTGA
- the mprF gene encoding bifunctional lysylphosphatidylglycerol flippase/synthetase MprF, translated as MDALGPRVRRALPLVATLAAFLAALEVLRLELHAVSWPALSAAVAATPPWRLGAALLLTALNYAVLAGYDVLAFEYAKKALPLGRIAAAAVLAYAVAHSVGFAMFSGASVRYRFYSRWGVTGAELARVVVSYSLTFWLGLLALGGLSLVAGAGAGAAAIAPPAVGAAIGWALLAAVAAFLAATAIVRAPVRVAGHEWTLPAPGLALRQLIVSTVDWTLAGAVLFVLVPPGHVTFAALIGAYLVAVLAGMVSHVPGGLGVFEGLMVLLLRPWMTSVDLVPALVAYRVIYYLLPFGLALVGLVIDEGRQRRAHLGQAGRWLSGVAGELAPRILAASSFFAGAVLLFSGATPALPGRLAWLDRLLPLGVIEASHFLGSVVGAALIVLAQGLSRRLDAAYYLTAAFVIAGIGASLLKGVDYEEALLLLVVLIALLRMRRAFDRRAAAVDLRFSGAWLAAIVGTLAASWWLGSFAFKHVDYANDLWWRFELRGDASRFLRATVGASMVVLVAAVASLLRPAPHEVDEPTASDLDDAAAAIARDGSTTANLVFLRDKGLLFDPARQAFVMYGVQGRTWVAMGGPVGEASATPGLIRQFVERADAWGAVPVFYEIGPEDMHRYADAGLTFVKLGEEAKVDLATFTIEGGRGSKFRQAVRRLERDGGTFRVVPPEEVPALMPQLRDVSSDWLREKAGAEKGFSLGFFDEAYLARFPVAVVERGGRVQAFCNIWPGAAGGELSLDLMRYASDAPKGVMDALLVHVMLWGRAQGYRSFALGMAPLAGVEPAPVPSIWQRLASLAYKHGERVYAFQGLRAFKQKFDPVWEPRYLAYPGGLQLPKILADVSALIAGGYRQILLK; from the coding sequence ATGGACGCCCTCGGTCCGCGGGTGAGGCGCGCGCTGCCGCTGGTGGCCACGCTGGCCGCCTTCCTGGCGGCGCTCGAGGTGTTGCGCCTCGAACTCCACGCGGTCAGCTGGCCCGCGCTGAGCGCGGCCGTCGCCGCCACACCGCCCTGGCGGCTCGGCGCGGCGCTCCTCCTCACGGCCCTGAACTACGCCGTGCTCGCCGGCTACGACGTGCTCGCGTTCGAGTATGCCAAGAAAGCGCTGCCGCTCGGGCGGATCGCCGCGGCGGCCGTGCTCGCGTACGCCGTCGCGCACTCCGTGGGCTTCGCGATGTTCTCCGGCGCGTCCGTGCGGTACCGGTTCTACTCGCGCTGGGGCGTCACGGGCGCCGAGCTCGCCCGCGTGGTCGTCAGCTACTCGCTCACGTTCTGGCTCGGCCTGCTCGCCCTCGGCGGGCTCAGCCTGGTGGCCGGGGCGGGCGCGGGTGCCGCGGCCATCGCGCCGCCGGCCGTCGGCGCGGCCATCGGCTGGGCGCTCCTGGCGGCGGTGGCGGCCTTCCTCGCCGCGACCGCGATCGTACGCGCGCCCGTCCGCGTGGCCGGCCACGAATGGACGCTGCCGGCGCCCGGCCTGGCCCTGCGCCAGCTGATCGTGTCCACGGTCGACTGGACGCTCGCCGGCGCCGTGCTGTTCGTGCTGGTGCCGCCGGGCCATGTGACCTTCGCGGCCCTGATCGGCGCCTATCTCGTGGCCGTGCTCGCGGGCATGGTGAGCCACGTGCCGGGCGGCCTGGGCGTGTTCGAGGGCCTGATGGTCCTGCTGCTGCGTCCGTGGATGACCTCGGTGGACCTCGTGCCCGCGCTGGTGGCGTATCGCGTGATCTACTACCTGCTGCCGTTCGGGCTCGCGCTGGTCGGTCTCGTGATCGACGAAGGTCGGCAGCGCCGTGCCCACCTCGGCCAGGCGGGCCGATGGCTCTCCGGCGTGGCCGGCGAGCTGGCGCCCCGGATCCTGGCCGCCAGTTCGTTCTTCGCCGGGGCCGTGCTGCTGTTCTCGGGCGCCACGCCCGCGCTGCCCGGGCGGCTCGCGTGGCTCGATCGCCTGCTGCCGCTCGGCGTCATCGAGGCGTCCCACTTCCTGGGCAGCGTCGTCGGCGCGGCCCTGATCGTCCTGGCGCAGGGACTCTCGCGCCGGCTCGACGCCGCCTACTACCTCACGGCGGCGTTCGTGATCGCCGGCATCGGGGCATCGCTCCTGAAGGGCGTGGACTACGAGGAGGCGCTGCTGCTCCTGGTCGTCCTGATCGCGCTCCTCCGCATGCGCCGCGCCTTCGACCGCCGTGCGGCGGCCGTCGACCTGCGCTTCTCGGGCGCGTGGCTCGCGGCCATCGTGGGGACGCTGGCGGCGTCGTGGTGGCTGGGCAGCTTCGCCTTCAAGCACGTGGACTACGCCAACGATCTCTGGTGGCGGTTCGAGCTGCGCGGCGACGCCTCGCGGTTCCTCCGCGCCACGGTCGGCGCGTCCATGGTCGTGCTCGTGGCCGCCGTCGCCAGCCTGCTGCGCCCGGCACCGCACGAGGTGGACGAGCCCACCGCCTCGGACCTCGACGACGCGGCCGCCGCCATCGCGCGTGACGGCTCCACCACCGCGAACCTGGTCTTCCTGCGCGACAAGGGACTGCTGTTCGACCCGGCCCGCCAGGCGTTCGTGATGTACGGCGTCCAGGGCCGTACGTGGGTCGCGATGGGCGGCCCGGTGGGGGAGGCGTCCGCCACGCCCGGGCTCATCCGGCAGTTCGTCGAACGCGCGGACGCGTGGGGCGCCGTGCCCGTCTTCTACGAGATCGGTCCCGAGGACATGCACCGCTACGCCGATGCCGGCCTGACCTTCGTGAAGCTCGGCGAGGAGGCCAAGGTCGATCTCGCCACCTTCACCATCGAGGGCGGACGCGGATCGAAGTTCCGGCAGGCGGTACGCCGGCTCGAACGCGACGGCGGGACCTTCCGCGTCGTGCCGCCGGAGGAGGTGCCGGCGCTCATGCCCCAGCTGCGCGACGTGTCGAGCGACTGGCTCCGTGAGAAGGCCGGCGCCGAGAAGGGCTTCTCGCTCGGGTTCTTCGACGAGGCGTATCTCGCGCGCTTCCCCGTGGCCGTCGTCGAGCGAGGCGGCCGGGTGCAGGCGTTCTGCAACATCTGGCCCGGCGCGGCCGGCGGCGAGCTGTCGCTGGACCTCATGCGCTATGCCTCCGACGCGCCGAAGGGCGTGATGGACGCCCTGCTCGTGCACGTCATGCTGTGGGGGCGCGCCCAGGGCTATCGATCGTTCGCCCTGGGCATGGCGCCGCTGGCCGGCGTGGAGCCCGCGCCGGTGCCGTCGATCTGGCAGCGGCTGGCCTCGCTCGCCTACAAGCACGGCGAGCGCGTGTACGCGTTCCAGGGCCTGCGGGCCTTCAAGCAGAAGTTCGATCCGGTCTGGGAGCCGCGGTACCTCGCGTATCCCGGCGGCCTGCAGCTCCCCAAGATCCTCGCCGACGTGTCGGCCCTCATCGCCGGCGGCTACCGGCAGATCCTGCTCAAATGA